Below is a window of candidate division WOR-3 bacterium DNA.
TGAAGCTCGGGGCGTTCGACTACGTCCAGAAGCCTTTCGACAACGACCGTCTGAAGGGGCTGGTGGCCAATGCCCTGCGCCTGCGGGACCTTAAGATCGAGAATACCAGACTGCGGGACGAGGTCGTCGGCCGGCATGGTCTCAGTGCGATTGTCGGCGCGAGCCCGCAGATGGAGAAGGTACGCGAGATGGTGCGGCTGGCAGCGAAGAGCGATGCGGCGGTGATGGTCCTGGGCGAGACCGGAACAGGTAAAGAACTTGTCGCCCGCGCCATCCACTTTCTCGGGCAGCGGGCGGCGAAGCCATTCGTGGCCGTGAACTGCGGGGCGATTCCCGAGAACCTGGTAGAGAGCGAGCTCTTCGGCCACAAGAAGGGCTCGTTCACCGGCGCGACGAGCGACCGGGACGGCCGGTTCGCGCAGGCCGACGCCGGCACCATCTTCCTAGACGAGGTGACCGAGATGAAGCGCGACCTGCAGGTGAAGCTGCTGCGGGCAATCGAGGCGCGCGAGATCCAGCCCGTCGGCAGCACCGATACCCTGAAGGTGGACGTGCGCATCATCAGCGCGACCAACCGCGACCCGATGAAGTGCGTGCGCGAGGGCGAGTTCCGTGAAGACCTATACTACCGCCTGAATGTCTTCACCCTGCCGATTCCGCAGTTACGCGAGCACCGGCAGGACATACCTGAACTGGTCGCCTCCTATCTGGTTCAGCGCGGATATGGGCCGGAGGCCGTCAGCAAGGAAGCGCTGGAGCTGCTGGCCGAGCACGACTTCCCGGGCAACGTGCGGGAGCTCCAGAACGTGATTGAGTCCGGGCTCATTCTGAGCGGGGGAAAGCCCGTAGTCCCCGAAGATATCGCGGAGAGGCTAATGCCTCAAGCTTCAGGCCTCAAGCCTCAAGCTCCGAGCATACCGGATGACGGTCTGTCACTGGCTGACGTGGAACGCAGCCATCTTGAGGCAGCGTTGAAGAAGACCGGCGGCAACCAGTCGCAGGCCGCGCGTCTGCTCGGCATCTCCCGCGCCACGCTGATCTACCGCATGAAGAAGCACGGGCTCATGTAGCCCGCGCTGTCTGTCTGCAGACAGCAACTGTAGCATAACAGACAATCGCGCCGGAGCCCGGCGTTCCTGGCATTCACAACTCTCGTGGCAGCGTTGCTTGCAGGAGGTGCCGGGTTGGTACGCTTCGTGCAATCCCGCTGGCGATGTGTTCAAGCAACAGCCAGAACTGGGCAGTGACCCTGACGACTCTGGGTTTGTTTGCCGGCCTCGTGGTCGCATCCATTGTCCTGCTAGTGAAGTCGCTGAACTCGAAGGAGATCGAGAATGAAGAAGATTAGCCTGCTAGTTGCCGCGCTGGCCGCAATCACCCTGGCCAGTACAAGTTTGAAACTGGGCGGTGCCATTTACCCGCGCTATGCGCTTTCCGACAAGCAGAGCACGTTCGAGTTAATGGGGGCGGAAGCCACCATCCAAAGCCAGGTGACGAGCGAAACGCGGGACATCATGTACGCAGCACTGCAGGTCTACACCGGCGGCGTCATGAGCGGTTGGTTCAAGGGTATACACTTCGGCGAGGCCTATGCGATGTTCCCCCTGGGACTGTCTCTGCCGACAATCAAGGTCGGCCAGGCAGTTGTTCCGTTCGGCCTCCTTGAGACCTATGACATTCACACGCAGATTGTGCAGACAACTTATGCCAGGTCCCTGGGTCTGCGCCTCGATCCTGGACTTGGCCTGACGGGCGTGCTCGGGCGGACCGGCTACGCACTTTGGTTGTCCAATGGAAATGGACCGGACAGAATGGACAATGACAAAGGGAAGGTCGTAACTGCCCGAGTCGCGCCCCGATTCCTTCTCGGCAATGCCGACCTGACCTTCGGATTAAGCGGCCTGTGCGGCTCGCTGCCCTACTGGAGCATCGACTCGCTGGCAAACTTCCCCAAGGGCCCCCAGTCCTATGCTGTGAAATACCGGCTCGGACTAGACAACACCGCGGACTGGGGGCCCTTGACTTTGCGGCTGGAAGGCGTGGCCGGGAAGGACTCGGCGCTTTCAGGCGCAACCGTGTTTGGCTACTACGCCGAGGCAAGGTACGCGTTCGTCTCCTGGCTCGAAGCGCTGGCGAAGTACGACGGCTGGCACGCGAACGGGGGGCAGCTGAACAACCTCAGCACGGGTCTGAACTTCTACCCGCCCAACACCTCGGCGTTTGAAATCCAGACCACATACCAGATTGACTTGTCGAAGACGGCAGCAGGCAATGAGAACAACTGGAAGTTCATCACTCAGCTGGTCGTTCGCATATAGCGTCATCGGCCTGCTGCTGGCAGCGAGCGCGGCCTCGGCCTCGCTCTGCGTCTGGCGGCAGCCGGATGCGGATATTGCCGGGATATTCGGCTCCGGCAGCTACAAGACCGTCTTCACTGACATCTCCGACTCCCTGAATCTGAAGATCGAGAAGCGGTTGGGCTTTCCGCTGGATCCGGACGAGACCCAGTTCAAGTACTTCCCCGTGTTCCGGGGGACGAAGCGGATCGGGACCGTCATGACCCATGCCGGCAAAGGGCAGTTCGGCGCCATCGAGATCGTTACGGCAGTTGTGTCCGGCGACTCCGGTCCCGTCATCAAGGAAGTTCGCGTGCAGCGGGACCGGGAGAAGGCCAAGGCAGCGCTGCGGAGCAAGGAGTTTCTGGGACAGCTCAAGGGCATGTCGGTGAATGACGAATTCCTGATATCTAATGACGGATCAGGATTGAGGACGGCGGCCCCGGGTGCGGAGAAGGCTTCACAGGCGATCGCGACCGCGGCCCGTAAACTGCTCATCGTCTACGATGAGCTGGGCCGGCCCTGATGCGCAGAGCTGAGCATCCATAGCACCATGGCACAAAGGCACGGAGCATACCCGTCGAGGCGGACCTGGCTCGGTCTGAGTGAACGCCCGTGCCTTTGTGCCTGTGTTGCTGCAGGGGTGGTACCATGAACTTCACCCGGTTCGCGCTCAAGAACCTCTTCGCACACAGGACTCGCACGATACTGACGCTGGGCAGCATGACCGTTGCCGTGGCGGTTCTGTTCACCCTGGTGTCGTTCAACCGTGGGTACGAGAAGGCGCTCAAGACCCAGTTGCAGGGCATGGGCATCCACATGATGGTTGTACCGGTCGGGTGTCCGTACGAGGCTGCGTCGCTAATCCTGAAGGGCGGCAAGATTCCGAGCTACCTGCCGGCGGACGTGCTGGAGGAAGTCCAGGCAATCCCCGAGATCGATGTCGCCGCGCCCACCTTCATGAGTGCTATCGTCCGGCCGGATGAGGGCCGGACCGACATCTACGTCGGCATCGACTCCAGCACGCTGCGGCTGAAGAACTGGTGGAAGTTGAACGGCAGGTTCCTTGATAGGCCCAACGACGTGATACTCGGGCATGACGTGAAGCTGATTGAGCTGTCGAACATCGGCGACCAGGTCTACATGCCCGAGAAGGACGTGACGCTGGATGTGGTCGGCGAACTGGAGCCGACCGGCAACGAGGACGACGGATTCTTCTACGTGCCGCTGGCGACCGCGCAGGCGATGTTCGACCAGCCGGACAAGCTGACCGGCATCTCGATCCGGCTGAAGAACCCGGACGATGCGCCGGTCGTGACCTCGCGGCTGGGGAAGATAAAGGGTGCGGAAGTGATTACCATGGGCGAACTGCTGGGAACGA
It encodes the following:
- a CDS encoding sigma-54-dependent Fis family transcriptional regulator produces the protein MRHRVLVADDDKSVAQVVKFLLEEEGHDVVVVGSLSEAREQFRHQGQDPNCLSAIRSCPSFDLVVTDLKLPDGTGLDVLRLVKEASPDVPVVLITAFATVNTAVEAMKLGAFDYVQKPFDNDRLKGLVANALRLRDLKIENTRLRDEVVGRHGLSAIVGASPQMEKVREMVRLAAKSDAAVMVLGETGTGKELVARAIHFLGQRAAKPFVAVNCGAIPENLVESELFGHKKGSFTGATSDRDGRFAQADAGTIFLDEVTEMKRDLQVKLLRAIEAREIQPVGSTDTLKVDVRIISATNRDPMKCVREGEFREDLYYRLNVFTLPIPQLREHRQDIPELVASYLVQRGYGPEAVSKEALELLAEHDFPGNVRELQNVIESGLILSGGKPVVPEDIAERLMPQASGLKPQAPSIPDDGLSLADVERSHLEAALKKTGGNQSQAARLLGISRATLIYRMKKHGLM
- a CDS encoding ABC transporter permease gives rise to the protein MNFTRFALKNLFAHRTRTILTLGSMTVAVAVLFTLVSFNRGYEKALKTQLQGMGIHMMVVPVGCPYEAASLILKGGKIPSYLPADVLEEVQAIPEIDVAAPTFMSAIVRPDEGRTDIYVGIDSSTLRLKNWWKLNGRFLDRPNDVILGHDVKLIELSNIGDQVYMPEKDVTLDVVGELEPTGNEDDGFFYVPLATAQAMFDQPDKLTGISIRLKNPDDAPVVTSRLGKIKGAEVITMGELLGTMMTLMGSAKSLLLSIVMIIIIISALGVLNTVLMSVFERTKEIGVMRATGASQAHIFGLVWLETLMLSLLGGAGGLGLALVGARLLESVVKKFLPLAPKGSVIALEPASFLLIMAFVLGIAVVAGFYPAVRAARAKPIEALRSE